One Halocalculus aciditolerans DNA segment encodes these proteins:
- a CDS encoding DUF7523 family protein codes for MESDSLAARARAAVDDRPFLRAALAADVVNYAAAARTLDLNVEPDDIGPDPSAEPAQSDTDSPVEPSRTDAVAAALRRYAEELDVATDARSVRVTMEGRLGETDETGLLSVNGTRYASGAGSLTGVLAAGDVDARALAAVLDRLDAAGVEPEAARFAGDALLVVVPRRDGPDAVRLTERALDAVPRVVDAP; via the coding sequence ATGGAGAGCGACAGCCTCGCGGCACGCGCACGGGCGGCGGTCGACGACCGACCGTTCCTCCGCGCGGCGCTCGCCGCCGACGTAGTGAACTACGCCGCCGCAGCGCGAACCCTCGACCTCAACGTCGAACCCGACGACATCGGCCCTGACCCGTCTGCCGAACCGGCGCAGAGTGACACCGACTCGCCTGTCGAACCGAGTCGTACTGACGCCGTCGCGGCGGCGCTCCGCCGGTACGCCGAGGAGCTCGACGTCGCCACCGACGCGCGGTCGGTTCGCGTGACGATGGAGGGGCGGCTCGGCGAAACAGACGAAACGGGGTTACTCTCCGTGAACGGCACGCGCTACGCGTCGGGGGCGGGGTCGCTCACCGGGGTTCTCGCGGCCGGCGACGTCGACGCGCGGGCGCTCGCGGCCGTGCTCGACCGCCTCGACGCCGCGGGCGTCGAACCCGAAGCCGCGAGGTTCGCCGGGGACGCGCTCCTCGTCGTCGTCCCGCGACGCGACGGCCCCGATGCGGTTCGCCTCACCGAACGCGCGCTCGACGCCGTGCCGCGAGTCGTCGACGCGCCCTGA
- a CDS encoding RDD family protein, with translation MDARLFGAVHVDRRGKVRRELDDCSEGTDALCLEQPASTVGVRAWLAFLLRAPLAAAGFGVLAAVQFPLVAACNRDIRPPEQTAARAIAAERDLPVHGVDRPVDALTDYGGFGWRAANYLGLAVLLALSPLASAATALALLLPRAVYQPAYRRSRALGTVLAVGLHVGSLAALYAVGGLSAWTLAVAAVAIVIAVRATIRVRDNIMADATVDVAEREGYEDVTVVAGYAHLPGLHAALADRGATVTVRHRPRFFREGNTTVDPEPPGADADTTAAFPDLDPSKRDVLGRRAAAALVDLVFAAAFGVLGGFGGVSLARGPSVAAMVAGALLAWVGFFVLFEGTTGQTPGKKLLGLAVCDTEGNPPSTRAVLVRNALRLVDVVGVYLVGFVVAVAGEYRRLGDLAAGTLVVDARDTGEPGGSESDG, from the coding sequence ATGGACGCACGCCTCTTCGGCGCGGTCCACGTCGACCGCCGGGGGAAGGTTCGCCGCGAACTCGACGACTGCAGCGAGGGCACGGACGCGCTCTGCCTCGAACAGCCCGCGAGCACCGTCGGCGTCCGGGCGTGGCTCGCGTTCCTCCTCCGCGCGCCGCTCGCCGCCGCCGGGTTCGGCGTGCTCGCCGCGGTGCAGTTCCCGCTGGTCGCCGCCTGCAACCGCGACATCCGGCCGCCCGAGCAGACCGCCGCCCGCGCCATCGCCGCCGAGCGAGACCTCCCCGTGCACGGCGTCGACCGCCCCGTCGACGCGCTCACCGACTACGGCGGTTTCGGCTGGCGCGCCGCGAACTACCTCGGCCTCGCCGTTCTCCTCGCTCTCTCGCCGCTCGCGTCGGCCGCGACCGCGCTCGCGCTCCTCCTCCCGCGCGCGGTCTACCAGCCCGCGTACCGCCGCAGCCGCGCGCTCGGAACCGTACTCGCCGTCGGCCTCCACGTCGGCTCGCTCGCCGCCCTCTACGCTGTCGGCGGGCTCTCCGCGTGGACGCTCGCGGTCGCGGCAGTCGCGATTGTTATCGCTGTTCGCGCGACGATTCGCGTCCGCGACAACATCATGGCCGACGCGACCGTCGACGTCGCCGAGCGCGAAGGCTACGAGGACGTGACGGTCGTCGCCGGCTACGCGCACCTCCCCGGGCTCCACGCCGCCCTCGCTGACCGCGGCGCGACCGTCACCGTCCGCCACCGCCCCCGGTTCTTCCGCGAGGGGAACACGACCGTCGACCCGGAACCGCCGGGCGCGGACGCCGACACGACTGCTGCGTTCCCCGACCTCGACCCGTCGAAGCGCGACGTGCTCGGCCGGCGCGCCGCCGCGGCGCTCGTCGACCTCGTCTTCGCCGCGGCGTTCGGCGTCCTCGGCGGATTCGGCGGTGTCTCCCTCGCCCGCGGGCCGAGCGTCGCCGCGATGGTCGCCGGCGCGCTCCTCGCCTGGGTCGGCTTCTTCGTCCTCTTCGAAGGGACGACCGGGCAGACGCCCGGGAAGAAACTCCTCGGCCTCGCCGTCTGCGATACCGAGGGGAATCCGCCGTCGACGCGCGCCGTCCTCGTTCGGAACGCGCTCCGCCTCGTCGACGTCGTCGGCGTCTACCTCGTCGGGTTCGTCGTCGCCGTCGCCGGAGAGTACCGCCGCCTCGGCGACCTCGCCGCCGGCACGCTCGTCGTCGACGCCCGCGACACCGGCGAACCGGGTGGCTCCGAGTCGGACGGCTGA
- a CDS encoding DUF6517 family protein, which translates to MQRRILVSVALAALLATSGCSGLLGGPVTFSASPATVNDNALNQTDYSLESIDNQTVSRNVSAAGETKEVEVTNVVANYHRTVDLGPLGEREAAVFTAFSSPQIDVLGQQFNPLENYNNHDLVMLLQSQYESVSDIQNVSSSERTVLGQQTVVSKYSAQATFEDGSSTDVYIVLTKVKHGDDYVVGVGVYPQQLDGEDQRISTLLGGLQHATNS; encoded by the coding sequence ATGCAGCGACGCATCCTCGTCTCGGTCGCGCTCGCCGCCCTGCTCGCCACGTCGGGGTGTTCGGGCCTCCTCGGCGGCCCGGTGACGTTCAGCGCGTCCCCGGCGACCGTGAACGATAACGCCCTCAATCAGACCGACTACAGCCTCGAAAGCATCGACAATCAGACCGTCTCCCGGAACGTCTCCGCCGCCGGCGAAACGAAGGAGGTCGAAGTGACGAACGTCGTCGCGAACTACCACCGCACCGTCGACCTCGGGCCGCTCGGCGAGCGGGAAGCCGCCGTCTTCACGGCGTTCTCCAGCCCGCAGATCGACGTGCTCGGCCAGCAGTTCAACCCTCTGGAGAACTACAACAACCACGACCTCGTGATGCTGTTGCAGTCCCAGTACGAATCCGTCAGCGACATCCAGAACGTCTCCAGCAGCGAGCGAACCGTCCTCGGCCAGCAGACGGTCGTCTCGAAGTACTCCGCGCAGGCGACGTTCGAAGACGGGAGTTCCACGGACGTCTACATCGTCCTGACGAAGGTCAAACACGGTGACGACTACGTCGTCGGCGTCGGCGTCTACCCGCAGCAGCTCGACGGGGAAGACCAGCGGATTTCGACGCTCCTCGGCGGGCTCCAGCACGCGACCAACTCCTGA
- a CDS encoding DR2241 family protein has protein sequence MSDPTNALFAAAPDGIDFDGLRVESSAYGYSFETPETSERGLSTPELHEIAAGDPYVENWYFWTHHVSGGPDSAQRAFLRWVEHTAELDPAERIAALDGDGLEREWGELRIHARREGGVHVYDVRHVDDARADVADLDAYADPLDARTVVKRDDDGDYRPLKTAPTLPHGWVYPTLDADELVETVEFVYPASVANWRRERDGDLDVTHWQETAGRQSGIYEIVQQLPREALEWAAEACCTDGACLKRREWDNTDDDELAVERGDGEFPCREPCSLFVTAARKFTTLEREDDHEYTFSLTPTEKEQVEGLLDAVADDTVDEIRPADLNEDANQYRARYLRAKRTTDRGLSDEPTYE, from the coding sequence GTGAGCGACCCGACGAACGCGCTCTTCGCCGCCGCCCCCGACGGCATCGACTTCGACGGCCTCCGGGTCGAGAGCTCCGCCTACGGCTACTCCTTCGAGACGCCGGAGACCTCGGAGCGCGGCCTCTCTACGCCCGAACTCCACGAGATCGCGGCCGGCGACCCCTACGTCGAGAACTGGTACTTCTGGACGCACCACGTGAGCGGCGGGCCGGACTCCGCACAGCGCGCGTTCCTCCGCTGGGTCGAACACACAGCGGAGCTCGACCCGGCGGAGCGCATCGCGGCGCTGGACGGCGACGGCCTCGAACGCGAGTGGGGTGAACTCCGGATTCACGCGCGCCGCGAGGGCGGCGTGCACGTCTACGACGTCCGGCACGTCGACGACGCCCGCGCGGACGTCGCGGACCTCGACGCGTACGCGGACCCGCTCGACGCTCGGACGGTCGTGAAGCGCGACGACGACGGCGACTACCGACCGCTGAAGACCGCACCCACGCTCCCGCACGGCTGGGTGTATCCGACGCTCGACGCGGACGAACTCGTCGAGACCGTCGAGTTCGTCTACCCGGCGTCGGTGGCGAACTGGCGGCGCGAACGCGACGGCGACCTCGACGTCACGCACTGGCAGGAGACCGCCGGCCGGCAGTCCGGCATCTACGAGATCGTCCAGCAGCTCCCGCGCGAGGCGCTCGAGTGGGCGGCCGAAGCCTGCTGTACGGACGGCGCGTGCCTCAAGCGCCGCGAGTGGGACAACACCGACGACGACGAGCTCGCCGTCGAACGCGGCGACGGCGAGTTCCCCTGCCGCGAACCCTGCTCGCTCTTCGTCACCGCCGCGCGGAAGTTCACCACGCTCGAACGCGAAGACGACCACGAGTACACCTTCTCCCTCACGCCGACCGAGAAGGAGCAAGTCGAAGGCCTCCTCGACGCCGTCGCCGACGACACCGTCGACGAAATCCGGCCCGCCGACCTGAACGAGGACGCGAACCAGTACCGCGCGCGCTACCTCCGCGCGAAACGCACCACGGACCGCGGGCTCAGCGACGAACCGACCTACGAGTAA
- a CDS encoding methytransferase partner Trm112, translating to MKRDLMDIVCCPLDKHDLELDVDVEEDEVLEGTLTCTDCGETYPIEDGIPNLLPPDMRD from the coding sequence ATGAAGCGGGACCTGATGGACATCGTCTGCTGTCCGCTCGACAAACACGACCTGGAACTCGACGTCGACGTCGAGGAAGACGAGGTCCTCGAAGGCACGCTCACGTGTACGGACTGCGGGGAGACCTACCCCATCGAGGACGGGATTCCGAACCTCCTCCCGCCGGATATGCGCGACTGA
- a CDS encoding DUF7524 family protein — protein sequence MPGTLTVHFNRGRNESVAVDRDRFEVTGSFTLELVNHGSPAHVHLRLDDALSGVARLDSANEYLDEGETLRVPVIVSAAADDVRGELEVVTQYGREKVSVPVFVDYTSEEAKPVEIDESLGEFQPSEPSRRFSLGRLAPALVVAVGILVTVLAILVADRTVAAMVAVVVLLGSVSAAVFLYRQV from the coding sequence GTGCCAGGAACGCTCACCGTCCACTTCAACCGCGGTCGCAACGAGAGCGTCGCGGTCGACCGCGACCGCTTCGAAGTGACGGGGTCGTTCACGCTCGAACTCGTGAATCACGGGTCGCCGGCACACGTCCACCTCCGCCTCGACGACGCGCTCTCCGGCGTCGCTCGCCTCGACTCGGCGAACGAGTACCTCGACGAGGGCGAGACGCTGCGCGTCCCCGTGATCGTGTCGGCGGCCGCAGACGACGTCCGCGGCGAACTCGAAGTCGTCACGCAGTACGGCCGGGAGAAGGTCTCCGTTCCGGTCTTCGTGGACTACACGTCCGAGGAGGCGAAACCCGTGGAGATCGACGAGTCGCTCGGTGAGTTCCAGCCGTCCGAGCCCTCGCGACGATTCAGCCTCGGTCGGCTCGCGCCGGCGCTCGTCGTCGCCGTCGGCATCCTCGTCACCGTCCTCGCTATTCTCGTCGCCGACAGAACCGTCGCCGCGATGGTCGCCGTCGTCGTCCTCCTCGGCAGCGTCTCCGCCGCCGTCTTCCTCTACCGACAGGTCTGA
- the cysS gene encoding cysteine--tRNA ligase — protein sequence MTLHVTNTLTGELEPFEPHDPDSVLLYTCGLTVSDDAHLGHARLWVHADVMHRWLAHEGYDVRHVQNFTDVNEKIVARIGEDDLGETEEEVALNFVQSVIDDMRGLNLERAEVYPRVSEHVPEIISLIETLVDEGYAYESNGSVYFDVTEFPTYGELSGQDLDELEAQGPEDEQAEKRHAADFALWKAGAVSPEDVAEHRDADLPPIEESAGETWESPWGEGRPGWHIECSAMSMTHLDDAIDVHVGGRDLVFPHHENEIAQSEAASGHEFAKYWLHVALLETEGEKMSSSLGNFFTVKNALAELGPDVVRTFLVSAAYNRPQTYSEETIAEAEERWERLDRAYERAVDACDSNEAYATVHDHELRLAVEDATADFNAAMNDDFNTREAYTALLELASAVNRHVDDHDEYDYRGLREAIEAFEDLGGRVLGLSFGGEDGGDVGLAGDLVELVLGLREDARESGEYERADDLRDRLEALGVTVEDTDDGPIYRL from the coding sequence ATGACGCTCCACGTCACGAACACGCTGACGGGCGAACTGGAGCCGTTCGAGCCGCACGACCCCGACTCGGTTCTCCTCTACACGTGCGGGCTCACGGTCTCCGACGACGCCCACCTCGGTCACGCCCGGCTCTGGGTGCACGCCGACGTGATGCACCGCTGGCTCGCCCACGAGGGCTACGACGTCCGCCACGTCCAGAACTTCACCGACGTCAACGAGAAGATCGTCGCGCGCATCGGCGAGGACGACCTCGGCGAGACGGAGGAAGAAGTCGCGCTCAACTTCGTGCAGTCCGTCATCGACGACATGCGCGGGCTGAACCTCGAACGCGCCGAGGTCTACCCGCGCGTCTCCGAGCACGTCCCCGAGATTATCAGCCTCATCGAGACCCTGGTAGACGAAGGGTACGCCTACGAGTCGAACGGCAGCGTCTACTTCGACGTGACGGAGTTCCCGACGTACGGCGAGCTCTCCGGGCAGGACCTCGACGAGCTCGAAGCGCAGGGCCCGGAAGACGAGCAGGCGGAGAAACGTCACGCGGCGGACTTCGCGCTCTGGAAGGCCGGCGCAGTGAGCCCCGAGGACGTCGCCGAGCACCGCGACGCCGACCTGCCCCCCATCGAGGAGTCGGCGGGCGAGACGTGGGAGTCGCCGTGGGGCGAGGGCCGCCCCGGCTGGCACATCGAGTGCTCGGCGATGAGCATGACGCACCTCGACGACGCCATCGACGTCCACGTCGGCGGCCGCGACCTCGTCTTCCCCCACCACGAGAACGAGATCGCGCAGTCCGAAGCCGCGTCCGGCCACGAGTTCGCGAAGTACTGGCTGCACGTCGCGCTTCTCGAAACCGAGGGCGAGAAGATGAGTTCGAGCCTCGGGAACTTCTTCACCGTGAAGAACGCGCTCGCGGAACTCGGCCCGGACGTCGTGCGGACGTTCCTCGTCTCGGCGGCCTACAACCGCCCGCAGACCTACAGCGAGGAGACTATCGCGGAGGCCGAGGAGCGCTGGGAGCGCCTCGACCGCGCCTACGAGCGCGCCGTCGACGCCTGCGACAGCAACGAGGCGTACGCCACGGTCCACGACCACGAGCTCCGCCTCGCCGTCGAGGACGCGACCGCGGACTTCAACGCCGCGATGAACGACGACTTCAACACCCGCGAGGCCTACACCGCGCTCCTCGAACTCGCGTCCGCCGTCAACCGCCACGTCGACGACCACGACGAGTACGACTACCGCGGCCTCCGCGAGGCCATCGAGGCCTTCGAGGACCTCGGCGGCCGCGTCCTTGGGCTCTCCTTCGGCGGCGAAGACGGCGGCGACGTCGGCCTCGCCGGCGACCTCGTCGAGCTCGTGCTCGGCCTCCGCGAGGACGCCCGCGAGAGCGGCGAGTACGAGCGCGCCGACGACCTCCGCGACCGCCTCGAAGCGCTCGGCGTGACCGTCGAAGACACTGACGACGGCCCGATCTACCGGCTCTAA
- a CDS encoding CbiX/SirB N-terminal domain-containing protein produces the protein MQALVIAGHGSHLNPGSSDPAFAHADTIRETGAFDEVRETFWKEEPSFREVLRTLESEEVFVVPLFVSEGYFTEQVIPRELRLEGWDIAAWESDGTSATSATFHASDVDKTVHYCGPVGTHDAMSDVIVQRAKSVTGDPDVGEGFGLAVVGHGTERNENSAKAIEYHADRIRGMDRFDEVQALYMDEEPEVDDVTDYFESEDVVVVPLFVADGFHTQEDIPEDMGITEDYRLGYDVPALVDDTRIWYAGAVGTEPLVADVILERAGEAGADVLDAVEQVRAETGGTDPDAVSDADADADGEVEEGRA, from the coding sequence ATGCAGGCGCTGGTCATCGCCGGACACGGCTCGCATCTGAACCCGGGGTCGTCCGACCCGGCGTTCGCACACGCGGACACGATTCGGGAGACGGGGGCCTTCGACGAGGTTCGGGAGACCTTCTGGAAGGAAGAGCCGTCCTTCCGGGAGGTCCTCCGGACGCTCGAATCCGAGGAGGTGTTCGTCGTCCCGCTCTTCGTCAGCGAGGGGTATTTCACCGAGCAGGTCATCCCGCGCGAACTCCGCCTCGAGGGCTGGGACATCGCCGCCTGGGAGTCCGACGGGACGAGCGCCACGTCCGCGACCTTCCACGCCTCGGACGTGGACAAGACCGTCCACTACTGCGGTCCGGTGGGAACGCACGACGCGATGAGCGACGTCATCGTCCAGCGCGCGAAGTCCGTCACCGGCGACCCCGACGTGGGCGAGGGGTTCGGGCTCGCCGTCGTCGGCCACGGCACCGAGCGGAACGAGAACTCCGCGAAAGCCATCGAGTACCACGCCGACCGCATCCGCGGGATGGACCGCTTCGACGAAGTGCAGGCGCTCTACATGGACGAAGAGCCCGAAGTCGACGACGTCACCGACTACTTCGAGAGCGAGGACGTCGTCGTCGTCCCGCTCTTCGTCGCCGACGGGTTTCATACGCAAGAGGACATCCCCGAGGACATGGGTATCACGGAGGACTACCGCCTTGGATACGACGTCCCCGCCCTCGTCGACGACACCCGCATCTGGTACGCGGGCGCGGTCGGCACCGAACCGCTCGTCGCGGACGTCATCCTCGAACGCGCCGGCGAAGCGGGCGCTGACGTCCTCGACGCCGTCGAACAGGTGCGCGCCGAAACCGGCGGAACGGACCCCGACGCCGTGTCGGACGCTGACGCCGACGCCGACGGCGAGGTCGAGGAGGGCCGGGCGTGA